GCGCTTCGGCGACACTGGCGCGCGAAGCCTACCAGACGCAGTTTCACTTCGTCCTGCGACAGTTTCTGGCCGCGCTCGTTGGGTGCGGCTTGCTCGTCGGTGGCTTGTGGATTGGCTACCCACGCCTTGAGCGTTCATGGGTGGTGTACGGGCTGCTGGGCGTCGCCGTCGGGTTGCTAGTGTTGGTGTTGCTGCTGCCGCCGGTACGCAACACGCACCGCTTCATTCGCCTGCCGGGGATGATGTTTCAACCGTCGGAACTAGCCAAGCCGGCGCTTGTTTTGTTCTTGGCGTTTTTTCTGAGTCGGAAAGACGCGCTTGCGCGCCGTGATCCGTTCCAAACACTGCTGCCCGCCGGCTTGGTTACCGGCGTGCTGGCCGGCCTGGTTTTTCTGGGGCGCGATCTAGGAACGGTCTTGATACTGGGCGGCACGGCGGCGGCGATGCTGCTGGTCGCTGGAGTGCCGTGCCGCCAACTGGCGGCGGCTGGTTTGGCTTGCGCGCCGCTTCTACTATACGCCGCACTGAAAGAACCTTACCGCCGCGCGCGGCTGCTAGCGTTCCTCGATCCGTGGAAAGCGCCGCGTGAGGAAGGCTTCCAGATCATCCAATCCCTGCTGGCGATTGGCAGCGGCGGCGTGTCCGGCGTCGGTTTGGCGCAGAGCCGACAAAAGCTGTTTTACCTGCCGGAGGCGCACACGGACTTCATCTTCTCCGTCATTGCTGAAGAAATCGGTCTGATCGGCAGCCTAATGGTGATTGGTTTGTTCGGCGTCCTACTGGTGCGCGGACTGCGGGCGGCTTATTTAGCGTCAGATGAGTTCGGCAAACTGCTGGCTGTCGGCGTTACCGTACTGTTGGTCGGACAGGCGTTGTTTAACCTGAGCGTGGTGTTGGGGTTGGCCCCAGCCAAAGGCATTCCGCTCCCATTCGTCAGCTACGGCGGCAGTTCGCTGATGATGAGTCTTCTGGCCACCGGCTGGCTGTTGAGCGTCTCGCGGCGGACGTGAATGCAGAACGCTCAAGTCGGAACGTTTTGGGTGAAAGCGAGGGCAGGAGGTGCGCGTCCTCATGGCAGCCGGCGGCACCGGCGGACATATTTTTCCTGGCATCGCCATCGCACGGGCGTTTGTGCGCCGCGACCCAACAACCGAGGTGCATTTTGTTGGTACGGAGCGTGGGTTGGAGAAAAAACTTGTCCCGGAAGCGGGCTTCCAGTTGACGTTGATTCCGGCGGGCGCGCTCAACAATGTCTCTTGGGGGCGACGGCTGCAAACGCTGGGCACCATGCCGTCCGGTCTCTGGAAGGCATGGCGGTTGGTGAGAAGCTTCAAACCAGACATCGCCGTTGGCGTCGGCGGTTACGCCTCGGGGCCGGCGATGCTGGCCGCCATCGTCCATGGCGTGCCGACGCTGGCGGTTGAGGTCAACGTTCTGCCCGGTCTTACCAATCGCCTGCTGGCCCCTTTTGTGACCGGGGCGGCTGTGTCATACCGCGAGACCGCTGTGTATTTTGGCGCAAAAGCCGTCCTGACCGGCACGCCGGTGCGCGTTGAGTTTGAGCAAATTCCACCGAAGCCGTCTGATGCGCCGCGCGGGCGGGTGCTCGTCTTTGGGGGCAGTCAGGGCGCACAGGCCATCAACCGCGCCATGGCGGACGCCGCGCCGCACTTGGCGGTGCGACCGGGGTTGTCCATTGTCCATCAGACTGGCGAACGCGACGTTGAGTTAGTGCGTGCCGCCTATGCGGCGGCTGGTCTCCAGGCGGAGGTTCTCCCGTTCATTCACCACATGGCGGAAGCGATGGCGGCGGCGGATGTCTTGGTCTGCCGGGCCGGGGCAGCGACCATCGCTGAGATTGCCGCCGCCGGACGCGCAGCGATTTTTATTCCCTTTCCGCAAGCGGCCGATGACCATCAACGGAAAAACGCCGAGGCGTTTGCCCAAGCAGGTGCGGGTGAAGTGATTCTGCAAGCCGATCTTACTGGAGCGAAGCTTGCCCAAACCATTCTCAACCTTCTTGATGACCCTAAACGATTGGCCCGCATGGAAGCCGCCGCCCGTGCTTTGGCGGTTCCACGGGCGGCGGAACGCACCGTGGACGTTGCGTACCAAATTCTCCGTCGCGCAAGATGACGTAGCTATGGTCGAGCATGTGCACTTTATCGGCGTCGGCGGGAGCGGCATGAGCGGCGTGGCGGAAATCGCGTTGCGGCGCGGCTGGCGGGTCTCCGGGTCGGATCTCGTAGCGTCGGCGACGACGGCGCGCTTGGAACAACTGGGCGTGCGTGTGTTCATTGGCCACGATCCTCGGCACATCAGCGGCGCGCACCGTGTTGTCGTCTCCAGCGCCGTCAAGCCTGACAACCCAGAACGACGGGCGGCGCAGGAGCGGGGCATTCCCGTCATTCATCGCGCGGCAATGCTTGCCGAGTTGATGGCGGGCAAAACGGCTATCACCATTGCCGGAACCCACGGTAAAACTACGACCAGCGCGATGGTCTTCAGTTTGCTTCGGGCAGCCAAGGCCGATCCAACAGCTGTGATTGGCGCGGCGTTGGACGGCATCGGCGGCGGCGCCGTCGCCGGCGACGGCTGCTGCTTCGTCGCAGAAGCCGACGAGAGCGACGGCTCGTTTCTTCTCCTGCCACGCGACATTGCCGTTGTCACTAACATTGACCGCGACCATTTGGACTTTTACCGCGACTTGGACGCCATCACCGACCACTTTGTACGCTTTGCCGAAGGTGTCCCGGATGCAGGATTGGTTGTCGCCTGCGCCGACGATCCCGGCGTACAAAGGTTTTTGCCGCGCCTGACAAAACGAACCGTCCTCTATGGACTGACAGCCCCGAATGTGCATTTGCGCGCCGCCGAACTTGCTTCTGAGAAGCCTTTTGGTTGGACGTTTATCATCCGGCACGCCACCGACCGGCTTGGAAGAGTGCGTCTTCAAGTTCCTGGCCGGCATGCTGTCTTGAATGCTTTAGCCGCTGTCGCCATCGGTCTTGAATTGGGGATCGGCTTTGAGGCCATACAAGTCGGGCTGGAAATGTTCAAAAATGCTTCTCGACGGTTCCAAATCCGTGGGGAAAAGAATAATGTTCTTGTCATTGACGACTATGGCCACCACCCGGTTGAAATCGCCGCCGTTCTGGATGCGGCGCGCAAAACCGAGCGCCGTATCGTCTTGGTATTTCAACCACACCGTTATTCGCGTACACGGCATTTGTTTGCAGATTTTGTGACGGCGCTGGGTGGCGCGGATGTAGCGTGTATTGTGGATGTTTACGCGGCGGGCGAAGCGCCGATAACTGGTGTGACATCGGCGGCGCTGGCCGCCGCCCTACAGGCCGCCGGTCATCCGGCGACCTACTATGTCGGTGATCTCGAAGCGGCGTTGCCGGCCGTGGTTGCGCTGACCCGGCCCGGCGACGTGTTGTTGACTGTCGGCGCTGGGGATGTCTGGCGGCTAGGAGAAAGGTTTTTAGGGCATGCCGAAGTCGCTTGAGCAAATTTGCGCCAAGCTGAACGTGGACGCTCGCTTTCGCCAGCCGATGCGCCGGCTGACTTCGCTGCGCGTCGGCGGTGAGATTGCCTGTGTAGCCTATCCCGACACACCAGAGAAGGCGGCGGCGTTGGTACAGGCGTTCAATGAAAACGGCGTCCGCTGGAGTCCGTTGGGTTACGGAACAAACCTCTTAGTGGCGGATGAGCCGCTCAACCGGGCGGCCATTAGTTTGCGCGCGCTCAAGACCCAGGTGGTGTTTGATGGGCTGCGGGTGACGGCGCCCGCTGGCTACAGCCTGCCGCGTCTCGTCAATCAATGCGTGGAGCGTGGTTTGTCGGGCGTCGAGGGGTTAGCCCCAATTCCAGGCAGCGTCGGCGGCGCAGTCAAGATGAACGCCGGGTCACACGGCTATGAAATTGCGGATGTGATTGTGTCCGTAGATGTTGCGCGTGACGGTCGGATCATCACACTGCCCCGTGAAACGCTGGACTTCGCCTACCGACGGTCGCCGTTCACCGACCAAGATTTGATTCTTGGGGTTACGTTGCAACTTCGTCCCGGCGACGCTGGAACCAGCCGTGCTGAAATTGCAGAATACCGCCGACGCCGCGCAGCGACGCAGCCTGTCAACGCCAACAGCGCCGGATGTATGTTCAAAAACCCGGGGCCAGACCTCGCCGCCGGGCGTATCATTGACGAACTAGGCATGAAAGGCGACGCCGTTGGCGGAGCAACCATTTCGCCGTTGCATGCCAACTTCATTGTGACGAACGGCAACGCCCGGGCAGCGGATGTCTTTGCGTTGGTTGAACGGATTCGGTCGCGCGTCCGTGAGGCGCGTGGGATTGAGCTTGAAATGGAAGTCGAAGTTTGGGACTAAAAACGTAAAGGAGTCTCATGGTGTTCGCCGCCCGTACCCCTCGCCAAGTCCTGCCGTCGCGCCGTAAGCGGATGCACGAAGCCGCTGTTGTCTCCAGCGCGTGGGACGTGGTGTCTTCCGTAGGCCGTCGCCTTCGGAGTTGGCAGTCGGGAGTAATCTGGATGGCGCTGCTGGCTAGTCTCACCGCGATGGGGACGGCGATGACGCGGTCGAGTTTATTCACACTGCGGCGTGTGGAGGTCATCGGTTGTCAGTCGCCGCTGGCCGAGGACGTTGAACGCGCTGTGCGGCAGCAGGCGACCGGCTCGCTCCTGACGGTATCTCTTCCAGGGTTGCGCCGGCATCTAGAAAGCCTAGCCCGGGTGCGGCGGGTGAGTGTCGTGCGGATTTTGCCCGATACGGTGCGGGTTGTGGTTGAGGAACGAAAACCGGTCGTTCTGGCGCAAATGGCGGAACGCGGCAGTCTGGTTTGGCTTGACGATGAGGGCGTTGTCCTTGGCGCGTACAACCCGGAGACAGATGGCGAACCGCCGAGTGTGGTGGTTGGGTTCGCTTCGGATCGAGAGCCGAGTGGACAACGTGAAAATCGAATGCGGTTGCAGCTTTACCGCAACCTGATGTGGGCGCTCGACGCCGCTGAGCCGCGTCTTTCTGAGCGGATTGAGTCGGTGGATTTGTCGCACTTGGAGGATGTGCGCGTTCAGCTGCGCAACAGCCGGATTGTTGTCGGCCTTGGGCGAGAGGATTTTCGCGCGCGCCTGTTGCATGCCTGTGAGATTATAGACGCGCTCCAGCGGCGTGACGTCGCTATTCTTGAGCGTCTGCGTTCTTCCGAGCCGCACATCTTTGAGAAAGCGCCGTTTTTGAAGTCTGTCACGATGGTCAGCCTGCGCGATGTGCATCTTGGCTTTGACGAACGCGCCGCCGCTGTCTCGTCCCGCTCTTCGTCTGGGACACGCCGCCCAGCGCCGCCGCGACCGACCAGGGCAACGCCAACAACAAATCCTCGCTCACAGGGTGTGACGTCGCGGAGGTAGTCCATGGCCCGAGCCTTCCCCTACACAGCGAGTCTTGATCTTGGCTCTACCCGAACCCGGATGGTGATTGCGACGCCTGTCCCAGACCGCGACCGCTGGGCGGTGGCCGGCTATGCTGAGGTACCGTCCAAGGGAATCCGAAAGGGCGTGGTGGTCAACATTGAGTTGGCGGAAGAAACCATCCGGCAGGCGTTGCACGAAGCTGAAAAAATGGCCGGCTTTGAGGTTTCCTCCGTCCATGCGGGTCTGTCAGGTCTGCATATCCGCAGCCTTAACGGCCATGGCGTCGTTGCAGTAGCCCAGCGCAACCGGCAAATTACGGCGGCGGATATTCAACGAGTCATTGAGCAGGCAAGCGCCGTCAGCCTGCCGTCTGACCGGGGGATCATCGAGGTTCTCCCACAGGAATTTGTCGTGGATGAACAGGACGGAATCGGCGATCCCCTCGGTATGTTGGGCATGCGGCTGGAAGTCACCGTACATATAGTGACTTCACCTATAACGGCCTCACAAAACATCGTGACAAGCGCAAACCGGCTAGGTATGATTGTGGAAGACCTCACCCTTAGTTCCCTAGCCGCTGCCGCCGCAACGCTCACGGAAGAAGAACGTGAATACGGGACAGCCATTGTTGATATTGGCGGTGACATTACTAGCCTTGCTGTGTTTCAGCGCGGTGCAGTCCGCCACACGGCGATGTTTGGGATCGGTGGGGCGCATTTTACCAACGATATTGTGGTTGGGCTGCGGTCATCCGTGCCTGAAGCGGAGCGCATTAAGCAGACATTTGGGTGCGCCTTTGCACCGTTATTGCATCCACATGAACGCGAAGAGCAACTTGAATTTGCAGCTTCTGGTGGGCGGGCGCGGGTCCTTTCCCGCCAAGTCTTATGTGAAATGCTCCAGCCGCGGGCTGAGGAAATTTTCAAGCAACTCCGGGAGAATCTTCGAGAGGCAGGATTTGAGCGAAAATTATCAAGTGGTTTGGTGCTGACTGGCGGCGGCAGCCTCCTTTCGGGGATTCCCGAACTGGCGGAACGCATGCTGGATGTCCCTGTACGCATTGGTGTCCCCGATGGACTGGATGGTCTCAATGAGGAACTTCGCCGGGCTGAATGGGCGACGGCAATTGGATTGATTCTTTCAAGTATTCGTCCACGCGCACATCATTACTTACGACCGCGTGGGACAAGTTGGCGAGACTGGTTGACAGGCATTGGGGCAGGTATCAAGAGTTTGTTCTCTTTGTCGAGTTCAGCGCGCTAACTATTACGTTTTCCATTATACAAAAGGTCCTGACCACGGTCACGGGTAGGAGGCAATCATCCCATGGGAGTAGATAACAAGCGACCATCAAGTCCACCATCAGTGAGGTTTGAATTTGTGGAAAACACCATCTCGAAGGGTGCAAACATCAAGGTCATCGGCGTCGGCGGCGGCGGTGGCAACGCCGTCAATCGGATGATTGAGTCTGGTATTGAAGGCATTTCTTTTCTCGTGGTGAATACCGACATGCAGGCGCTGAGTATGTCAAAGGCCGCCGTCAAAATCCAGATCGGCAGCAAGCGGACGCGGGGGCTAGGCGCCGGCGCCGACCCGGTCGTTGGCCGTGAGGCCGCGCTCGAAGACACTGAAAAAATTATTGACGCCCTTGAAGGAGCTGACATGGTGTTTATTACGGCCGGCATGGGCGGCGGGACGGGCACCGGCGCTGCGCCGATTGTCGCCGGCCTAGCGAGTGAACTGGAAATTTTGACCGTCGCAGTCGTCACCAAGCCGTTCAGTTTTGAAGGCCGCCGTCGGATGATGAATGCTGAGAAAGGTATCCGTGAACTTCACGAATGTGTGGACACGATTATCACCATTCCTAATGATCGCCTGCTAACGACCGTGGATCGGAACACATCGCTGGCCGACTCCTTCCGTATGGCGGACGATGTGCTGCGCCAAGCCGTGCAAGGGATTTCAGACCTCATTACCGTGCCCGGAATGATCAACCTTGATTTCGCCGATGTCCGCACCATTATGCGCGGCTCCGGCATTGCTCTAATGGGAACGGGGCAGGCTTCCGGCGAAAACCGCGCCATTCAAGCGACCAATGCAGCCATCGCCAGCCCACTGCTCGAAGAAGCCTCGATTGAAGGAGCGCGCGGCGTTCTCGTTAACATCACGGGCGGTCACGACTTGACGCTGCACGAAGTCAACGAAGCCACCTCGATTATTCAGAAAGCGGCGCACCCGGAGGCCAACATCATTTTCGGCGCGGTCATTGATGATCGGATGAAGGATGCGATGAAAATTACGGTCATCGCCACCGGCTTCGATCAATCCACCCAAGCCGCCAACCAGCCGCCGTCCACAGCGACGACAACCGCCGTGGGGAACGTTGTCGCGCCGTCTTCGTTTGGACGACCGCCATCGCCGGCGGCGGAAGCCGACGTTCTCGATAGGCCGACCTTCCTGCGCCGGAAAGCCGAGTAAGCGCCTCTGCACCAGGGGCCGGCTCCCGCGGAGTTGAGCGATAACAATAGGCGTGATAGGGCTTGGCCTGCATAGATCGCTCTGCGCAACAGGTGGACGCCGACTCGCCCAGAAAGCCGACGCCCAGCGCCTTGTTGCGCAGCGACGAGAGGCATACAGCGGCGTCCCCCGTCAGGCTCGGCGCAGCGAGGGCTGACGCCAGCGTCGCACGCTCAGCATTCGACTGCGTCGCCACAGGTAAGGCGAGCGTCGCCGGTCCCACAAAGTCAACGCCGGGAGATACAGCCAAAGGGCTAGGTGTTCCTCGGATGGCTCTGTAAGAGGATGGGATTGGCTGCGCTACGACGTACGATGAACGACAAACCGCGCCACTTCCACCAAAAGCTCTGCGCGGCGGCCGAGCGGCGCTAGGATAGTGATGGCTTCTTCAGCGAGCGCTTCGGCATGGCGGCGGGACACCTCCAAGCCGTACAGCGCCGGGTATGTTGCCTTACCGGCAGCGGCGTCTTTGCCCGGCGTTTTCCCAAGCTGTTCGGCGGTCGCCGTTTCGTCAAGGATGTCGTCGGCGATCTGAAACGCCAACCCAACGCGGTCGCCGTAGGCCGCAAGCAAGGCAATATCATCTTCGGATGCGCCCGCCATGATGCCGCCGCACACCAGCGCCCCGCGAATCAGCGCTCCGGTTTTGGCGCGATGGATGAAGGTCAGCCGCTCAGCGTCAATTGGCTTACCCTCGGCTTCGAGGTCAACCACTTGACCGGCGATCATGCCTTCAACCGTACCGGAGCCGACGGCCAATTCCCGAATGACGCGCACTTTTTGCTCCGCCGGGGCGTCCATTTCGGCCAATATCCGAAAAGCATGCGTCATCAGTCCGTCTCCAGCCAAAATGGCCGTCGCTTCATCAAACTGCTTATGGCAGGTTGGCATGCCGCGCCGCAAATCGTCGTTGTCCATCGCCGGGAGATCGTCGTGAATCAGCGAGTAGGTGTGAACCATCTCAAAGGCACAGGCGACGGGATACAGGCGCTCCGGCCGGCCGCCGAAAACTTCGCCGGCAGCCAGAACGAGGATCGGACGCAAGCGCTTGCCCCCAGCCATGAGGCTGTACCGCATCGCTTCATGGATGCGCGGCGGAGGCGTTGTTGCAGGCGGCATGAGTCGGTCAAGCCAACGGTTGACTTCGGGAACTTTCTCCGCG
The window above is part of the Chloracidobacterium sp. genome. Proteins encoded here:
- the ftsW gene encoding putative lipid II flippase FtsW — its product is MKLTLAIPKTVPVARNFVSFVDPWLLAATAALTLFGLVMVYSASATLAREAYQTQFHFVLRQFLAALVGCGLLVGGLWIGYPRLERSWVVYGLLGVAVGLLVLVLLLPPVRNTHRFIRLPGMMFQPSELAKPALVLFLAFFLSRKDALARRDPFQTLLPAGLVTGVLAGLVFLGRDLGTVLILGGTAAAMLLVAGVPCRQLAAAGLACAPLLLYAALKEPYRRARLLAFLDPWKAPREEGFQIIQSLLAIGSGGVSGVGLAQSRQKLFYLPEAHTDFIFSVIAEEIGLIGSLMVIGLFGVLLVRGLRAAYLASDEFGKLLAVGVTVLLVGQALFNLSVVLGLAPAKGIPLPFVSYGGSSLMMSLLATGWLLSVSRRT
- the murG gene encoding undecaprenyldiphospho-muramoylpentapeptide beta-N-acetylglucosaminyltransferase, producing MAAGGTGGHIFPGIAIARAFVRRDPTTEVHFVGTERGLEKKLVPEAGFQLTLIPAGALNNVSWGRRLQTLGTMPSGLWKAWRLVRSFKPDIAVGVGGYASGPAMLAAIVHGVPTLAVEVNVLPGLTNRLLAPFVTGAAVSYRETAVYFGAKAVLTGTPVRVEFEQIPPKPSDAPRGRVLVFGGSQGAQAINRAMADAAPHLAVRPGLSIVHQTGERDVELVRAAYAAAGLQAEVLPFIHHMAEAMAAADVLVCRAGAATIAEIAAAGRAAIFIPFPQAADDHQRKNAEAFAQAGAGEVILQADLTGAKLAQTILNLLDDPKRLARMEAAARALAVPRAAERTVDVAYQILRRAR
- the murC gene encoding UDP-N-acetylmuramate--L-alanine ligase, translating into MVEHVHFIGVGGSGMSGVAEIALRRGWRVSGSDLVASATTARLEQLGVRVFIGHDPRHISGAHRVVVSSAVKPDNPERRAAQERGIPVIHRAAMLAELMAGKTAITIAGTHGKTTTSAMVFSLLRAAKADPTAVIGAALDGIGGGAVAGDGCCFVAEADESDGSFLLLPRDIAVVTNIDRDHLDFYRDLDAITDHFVRFAEGVPDAGLVVACADDPGVQRFLPRLTKRTVLYGLTAPNVHLRAAELASEKPFGWTFIIRHATDRLGRVRLQVPGRHAVLNALAAVAIGLELGIGFEAIQVGLEMFKNASRRFQIRGEKNNVLVIDDYGHHPVEIAAVLDAARKTERRIVLVFQPHRYSRTRHLFADFVTALGGADVACIVDVYAAGEAPITGVTSAALAAALQAAGHPATYYVGDLEAALPAVVALTRPGDVLLTVGAGDVWRLGERFLGHAEVA
- the murB gene encoding UDP-N-acetylmuramate dehydrogenase, translated to MPKSLEQICAKLNVDARFRQPMRRLTSLRVGGEIACVAYPDTPEKAAALVQAFNENGVRWSPLGYGTNLLVADEPLNRAAISLRALKTQVVFDGLRVTAPAGYSLPRLVNQCVERGLSGVEGLAPIPGSVGGAVKMNAGSHGYEIADVIVSVDVARDGRIITLPRETLDFAYRRSPFTDQDLILGVTLQLRPGDAGTSRAEIAEYRRRRAATQPVNANSAGCMFKNPGPDLAAGRIIDELGMKGDAVGGATISPLHANFIVTNGNARAADVFALVERIRSRVREARGIELEMEVEVWD
- a CDS encoding FtsQ-type POTRA domain-containing protein translates to MVFAARTPRQVLPSRRKRMHEAAVVSSAWDVVSSVGRRLRSWQSGVIWMALLASLTAMGTAMTRSSLFTLRRVEVIGCQSPLAEDVERAVRQQATGSLLTVSLPGLRRHLESLARVRRVSVVRILPDTVRVVVEERKPVVLAQMAERGSLVWLDDEGVVLGAYNPETDGEPPSVVVGFASDREPSGQRENRMRLQLYRNLMWALDAAEPRLSERIESVDLSHLEDVRVQLRNSRIVVGLGREDFRARLLHACEIIDALQRRDVAILERLRSSEPHIFEKAPFLKSVTMVSLRDVHLGFDERAAAVSSRSSSGTRRPAPPRPTRATPTTNPRSQGVTSRR
- the ftsA gene encoding cell division protein FtsA, producing MARAFPYTASLDLGSTRTRMVIATPVPDRDRWAVAGYAEVPSKGIRKGVVVNIELAEETIRQALHEAEKMAGFEVSSVHAGLSGLHIRSLNGHGVVAVAQRNRQITAADIQRVIEQASAVSLPSDRGIIEVLPQEFVVDEQDGIGDPLGMLGMRLEVTVHIVTSPITASQNIVTSANRLGMIVEDLTLSSLAAAAATLTEEEREYGTAIVDIGGDITSLAVFQRGAVRHTAMFGIGGAHFTNDIVVGLRSSVPEAERIKQTFGCAFAPLLHPHEREEQLEFAASGGRARVLSRQVLCEMLQPRAEEIFKQLRENLREAGFERKLSSGLVLTGGGSLLSGIPELAERMLDVPVRIGVPDGLDGLNEELRRAEWATAIGLILSSIRPRAHHYLRPRGTSWRDWLTGIGAGIKSLFSLSSSAR
- the ftsZ gene encoding cell division protein FtsZ, with amino-acid sequence MGVDNKRPSSPPSVRFEFVENTISKGANIKVIGVGGGGGNAVNRMIESGIEGISFLVVNTDMQALSMSKAAVKIQIGSKRTRGLGAGADPVVGREAALEDTEKIIDALEGADMVFITAGMGGGTGTGAAPIVAGLASELEILTVAVVTKPFSFEGRRRMMNAEKGIRELHECVDTIITIPNDRLLTTVDRNTSLADSFRMADDVLRQAVQGISDLITVPGMINLDFADVRTIMRGSGIALMGTGQASGENRAIQATNAAIASPLLEEASIEGARGVLVNITGGHDLTLHEVNEATSIIQKAAHPEANIIFGAVIDDRMKDAMKITVIATGFDQSTQAANQPPSTATTTAVGNVVAPSSFGRPPSPAAEADVLDRPTFLRRKAE
- a CDS encoding polyprenyl synthetase family protein, with the translated sequence MIEAYFAEKVPEVNRWLDRLMPPATTPPPRIHEAMRYSLMAGGKRLRPILVLAAGEVFGGRPERLYPVACAFEMVHTYSLIHDDLPAMDNDDLRRGMPTCHKQFDEATAILAGDGLMTHAFRILAEMDAPAEQKVRVIRELAVGSGTVEGMIAGQVVDLEAEGKPIDAERLTFIHRAKTGALIRGALVCGGIMAGASEDDIALLAAYGDRVGLAFQIADDILDETATAEQLGKTPGKDAAAGKATYPALYGLEVSRRHAEALAEEAITILAPLGRRAELLVEVARFVVHRTS